The genomic interval TTATAGAATCCGGAGAATTCCTGCACAGTAATGTTAAAATTTAGTAATTTCTTAAATTATTTAATACCAAATAAAATATAGGATTAATAATATTGTGAAAGAAATGTAGATGGAACATGATTAAAAATCATATTAAAATAAGATATTCATTTAAATTAAAGAAAAAGTAAATTAAAATAAAAGTTAATGTAAAAAGTATGATTTTACTTAACACTATTTTACATTTAATTTAGGTGTTCTGTATATGAAACAGGTAGCTGTTTTTTTCCAGTAACAGTTGTTGCATGTTCTGCACTTAACCTCACCGTCTCCCTCAATCTGCCAGTCAACAAGGAAACTCGGGTCAGCAACGAAAGGCCTTTGCATGGAAATGAAATCAACCTTGGTTTTGTTTAATATGTTATTAATCTGTCTTTGGGTCTTGACTCCACCACCCATAATGACTGGAATATCCACATTGTCAATAATTCTGCTTGAATCCATAGCCAGCAACTTTTTTTCATAATTCTCGCTTGAAAAATACTGTGGTGAACGTGGACGGGTAATCTGAAGTGAATCAGCACCATGCTTTTCGAGAAGTTTTGCAATCTCTATTGTTTCATCAAGTGTCATTCCTCCCTTTTGAATATCAAAGGCGTTCAATCTGCAGTTGATATGCAGGCCAGTGTTCTGCTTGATGACCTTAATCATCTCAAGAACAATTCTCAAACGGTTTAATGTATTGCCCCCATACTTGTCGGTTCTCTTGTTGAAGTACGGATTGATGAATCTTGACAAAAAGTAATAGTTTCCCAAAGCTATTTGAATACCGTCAAAGCCGGCGTAATCCAATTTCTGAGCTGCAATAATATAATCGGTCTGGATCTTTCTTATATCATCAATGGAGATATCCTCGACACTCATATTCTGCTGTGCCTTTTTGTTGAACTGTACAAAACCGACCTGTGCAAAAATAGGAACGTCATATACATGGACCATGTCAGTCAGGTCCTTTGCTTCACGTACAAAACGTGTGTAGTTCATTGTCTGGGAATATTTGGAAAAAACATCACGGGGATAAAGTGAATAGAGCTCTGTTATGATTAAACCGACACCGCTTGCTGCAATATTTTCATAACGGTTGTATATTTCAGGAGTAAGGTTTCCCTGCTGTTCCCTTTCGGACTCCCACAGTCCTGTTCTTACAATTCTACTGTTTAACTTAAATTCACCGAAATCAACATTATCAAACAAATCTTTCATAATTAATATAATAGTTCTTTGAATATAAATAGCTTTTATATAATGAATTATAAAATATCAAATAACAAATGGGGGTTAGAGAAATGAAGAAATATCTTGCGGTAATCCTGATTGCAATAATAGCTATCGTCGCCATTATAAGCGTATACTCACAGACAGAAACACAGCCTTCAAATGAAACAACACTGAGCGTATATATGGACTCATCAAATGTCAGCAACCTTGCAGATAACATCAAAACCCATTCCATATTTTCAGGCTATGACAATGAAACACTGACATGGCTTGAATCACTGAATCCGGATTATACGGTCCTATCTAACAATGACACATATGTCGTGATGAGCGAATCTGACGCTTCAAAAATTCCAATGGAATTTGCAACAGACGTGTCAATAACATGCACATTCAAGTGTAATGTTTTGGAAAAAAGGTCACTTGGAAACGGTCTGAAAGATATTCTATACGTTGACAATGTAGAATACCTTACACAAAATATAACATACTTTGATGTTTAAAAAAAAATAAAAAAAGGTTAGGAAAGTTAATTTCCTAATCTAAACTTCTTATAATATCATTAAGATACTAATGATTAAAACTGCAAACAAAGCAAGAAAGCTATTTTCTGAATTATTAGCCAATTCTATATTTTTATTTACATCCAATTTTCCATTAGTTTTACTGGTGTTTTGATCATCACCTGAACTTGGCAAATCGCTTAATGCATTTGCGTAATCAAAATCATCACTTAAAGGATTGTAGTTTTGATATTGATTTCCTGATGCATCTTCCATCAATGGACAGTAATATGCTGCAGTAGCGATATATAAACCGTGTGAACAGGATGATATTTCCCCTTCAAAGTACTCTTCAGTTTCATTATCGTCTGTAAAGTTGTCTTCTGAGGAATATGTATCATTGGAATAATTGCCTGCACTGTTATATGCGGTTTCTTTAGCAGTAGTGTAATAAATATGATATTTTATTGTATAATTTTTATAGAATGTATCATAGTAATCATGTAATACTTTCCAATCTTCTTTACTAATGCCGTATTGACCGCCTTCACCTGAGAAATCCTCACCTTCGTAGTCTTCCCAGTCTTCATCGTCCAGGTCATCTTCGTCGTCGTAGTCTTCCCAGTCTTCATCATCTAGGTCGTCCTCGTCGTCGTAGTCTTCCCAGTCTTCATCATCCAGGTCATCTTCGTCGTCGTAGTCTTCCCAGTCTTCATCATCCAGGTCATCTTCGTCGTCGTAGTCTTCCCAGTCTTCATCGTCCAGGTCATCTTCGTCGTCGTAGTCTTCCCAGTCTTCATCATCCAGGTCATCTTCGTCGTCGTAGTCTTCCCAGTCTTCATCGTCCAGGTCATCTTCGTCGTCGTAGTCTTCCCAGTCTTCATCATCTAAGTCGTCCTCGTCGTCGTAGTCTTCCCAGT from Methanobrevibacter sp. carries:
- a CDS encoding NADH-dependent flavin oxidoreductase; the protein is MKDLFDNVDFGEFKLNSRIVRTGLWESEREQQGNLTPEIYNRYENIAASGVGLIITELYSLYPRDVFSKYSQTMNYTRFVREAKDLTDMVHVYDVPIFAQVGFVQFNKKAQQNMSVEDISIDDIRKIQTDYIIAAQKLDYAGFDGIQIALGNYYFLSRFINPYFNKRTDKYGGNTLNRLRIVLEMIKVIKQNTGLHINCRLNAFDIQKGGMTLDETIEIAKLLEKHGADSLQITRPRSPQYFSSENYEKKLLAMDSSRIIDNVDIPVIMGGGVKTQRQINNILNKTKVDFISMQRPFVADPSFLVDWQIEGDGEVKCRTCNNCYWKKTATCFIYRTPKLNVK